A window from Chiroxiphia lanceolata isolate bChiLan1 chromosome 3, bChiLan1.pri, whole genome shotgun sequence encodes these proteins:
- the C1D gene encoding nuclear nucleic acid-binding protein C1D translates to MEMSEMIIVSEEYPTEIHDYLAAFEKSLGSVDEMLKTMMSISRSELLQKLDPLEQAKLDLVSVYTLNSMFWVYLATQGINPKEHPVKQELERIRTYMNKVKEITDKKKASRLDKGAASRFVKNALWEPNAENEHSSKTPAKGKKRKKD, encoded by the exons atGGAAATGTCAGAGATGATAATAGTTTCAGAAGAATACCCCACTGAAATTCATGATTATCTCGCAGCATTTGAAAAATCTCTTGGTTCTGTAGATGAGATGCTGAAGACAATGATGTCCATTTCCAGGAGCGAGCTTCTGCAAAAG tTAGATCCTCTTGAGCAAGCAAAGCTGGATTTGGTTTCGGTGTACACGTTGAATTCCATGTTCTGGG tatACTTGGCTACTCAGGGAATCAATCCAAAGGAACATCCAGTGAAACAAGAACTG gAGAGAATAAGAACATACATGAACAAGGTCAAAGAAATAACAGACAAGAAAAAGGCATCCAGACTCGATAAAGGAGCTGCTTCTAGATTTGTAAAAAATGCACTTTGGGAAccaaatgcagaaaatgaaCATAGTTCCAAAACTCctgctaaaggaaaaaagagaaagaaggacTAA